Proteins encoded within one genomic window of Anopheles gambiae chromosome 3, idAnoGambNW_F1_1, whole genome shotgun sequence:
- the LOC1277839 gene encoding odorant receptor 46a isoform X2: protein MFSLGKSHQYLELSYNRIYEVFHWFLKICLLRIFDDDFLVARIPTTLFQFHETELVISLCIILLHACSYRNDLDTIILSVSAFVSAFELMLKINGMVYRRKQIAAMIRTVLSDRSSLNGPIEAAICGKYLRLARKLLLVTILSYLTTGAMLLIYPVLSGGLADRTLPLGYSIPFADYRTHPWYLINYLLQIVQVQWVALVFVGLDGPFYLFVCYSASQLEILIVYLRQIGESPDNVQEQRRLMRKVFEIHTGLSQFVARCSSIYREVYLMQVLCSIVHICVSLFHIQIKFKNGSYGMLLTNVNKIWLFCYCGELVVSKAAEFSTAVYANQWYRLWNRRDLQDILFMLRNAQRNYGFSIGGFGFLSFATFTAVMKTAYSCNAFLHRVMN from the exons ATGTTCTCGTTGGGCAAATCTCACCAGTACCTCGAGCTGAGCTACAATCGCATCTACGAAGTGTTTCATTGGTTTCTGAAAATTTGTCTGCTGCGCATCTTCGACGATGACTTTCTGGTGGCCCGCATTCCGACCACTTTGTTTCAGTTTCACGAAACGGAGCTGGTCATTTCGCTCTGTATCATTCTGCTGCATGCGTGCAGCTACCGGAACGATCTCGACACAATCATACTGAGCGTGTCGGCGTTTGTGTCCGCGTTCGAGCTGATGCTCAAAATCAACGGCATGGTCTATCGGCGCAAACAGATCGCGGCGATGATCCGTACCGTGCTGAGCGATCGCAGCTCTCTGAACGGTCCGATCGAGGCTGCCATCTGCGGGAAGTATCTGCGCTTAGCAAG AAAGCTCTTGCTGGTCACAATCCTGTCCTACCTGACGACGGGCGCAATGCTGCTAATCTATCCCGTGCTGTCGGGTGGGCTCGCCGACCGAACCCTTCCACTGGGCTATTCGATACCGTTTGCTGACTACCGCACCCATCCCTGGTATCTGATCAACTATCTGCTGCAGATCGTGCAGGTGCAGTGGGTGGCGCTGGTGTTTGTGGGGCTGGATGGTCCCTTCTATCTGTTTGTGTGCTACTCGGCCTCCCAGCTGGAGATATTGATTGTGTATCTGCGCCAAATTGGCGAAAG TCCCGATAACGTGCAGGAGCAGCGACGATTGATGCGGAAGGTGTTTGAAATCCATACCGGACTTTCTCA ATTCGTTGCTCGATGTTCCAGCATCTACCGGGAGGTGTACCTGATGCAGGTGCTCTGCTCGATCGTCCACATCTGTGTGTCGTTGTTTCACATTCAGATCAAGTTTAAAAATGGTTCATACGGCATGCTGCTGACTAATGTGAACAAAATATGGCTATTCTGCTACTGTGGTGAGCTGGTCGTGAGCAAGGCGGCCGAGTTCAGTACCGCCGTGTACGCGAATCAATGGTACCGGCTGTGGAATCGACGGGATCTGCAGGACATTCTGTTTATGCTGCGGAACGCCCAGCGCAACTATGGCTTCAGCATCGGCGGGTTTGGCTTTCTGTCCTTTGCCACCTTTACAGCG GTTATGAAAACTGCCTACAGCTGTAACGCCTTCCTGCACCGGGTGATGAACTGA
- the LOC1277839 gene encoding odorant receptor 46a isoform X1, whose protein sequence is MFSLGKSHQYLELSYNRIYEVFHWFLKICLLRIFDDDFLVARIPTTLFQFHETELVISLCIILLHACSYRNDLDTIILSVSAFVSAFELMLKINGMVYRRKQIAAMIRTVLSDRSSLNGPIEAAICGKYLRLARKLLLVTILSYLTTGAMLLIYPVLSGGLADRTLPLGYSIPFADYRTHPWYLINYLLQIVQVQWVALVFVGLDGPFYLFVCYSASQLEILIVYLRQIGESPDNVQEQRRLMRKVFEIHTGLSQFVARCSSIYREVYLMQVLCSIVHICVSLFHIQIKFKNGSYGMLLTNVNKIWLFCYCGELVVSKAAEFSTAVYANQWYRLWNRRDLQDILFMLRNAQRNYGFSIGGFGFLSFATFTAVRFRRALARSASFMVALHEPSPPFRLLFFVGRL, encoded by the exons ATGTTCTCGTTGGGCAAATCTCACCAGTACCTCGAGCTGAGCTACAATCGCATCTACGAAGTGTTTCATTGGTTTCTGAAAATTTGTCTGCTGCGCATCTTCGACGATGACTTTCTGGTGGCCCGCATTCCGACCACTTTGTTTCAGTTTCACGAAACGGAGCTGGTCATTTCGCTCTGTATCATTCTGCTGCATGCGTGCAGCTACCGGAACGATCTCGACACAATCATACTGAGCGTGTCGGCGTTTGTGTCCGCGTTCGAGCTGATGCTCAAAATCAACGGCATGGTCTATCGGCGCAAACAGATCGCGGCGATGATCCGTACCGTGCTGAGCGATCGCAGCTCTCTGAACGGTCCGATCGAGGCTGCCATCTGCGGGAAGTATCTGCGCTTAGCAAG AAAGCTCTTGCTGGTCACAATCCTGTCCTACCTGACGACGGGCGCAATGCTGCTAATCTATCCCGTGCTGTCGGGTGGGCTCGCCGACCGAACCCTTCCACTGGGCTATTCGATACCGTTTGCTGACTACCGCACCCATCCCTGGTATCTGATCAACTATCTGCTGCAGATCGTGCAGGTGCAGTGGGTGGCGCTGGTGTTTGTGGGGCTGGATGGTCCCTTCTATCTGTTTGTGTGCTACTCGGCCTCCCAGCTGGAGATATTGATTGTGTATCTGCGCCAAATTGGCGAAAG TCCCGATAACGTGCAGGAGCAGCGACGATTGATGCGGAAGGTGTTTGAAATCCATACCGGACTTTCTCA ATTCGTTGCTCGATGTTCCAGCATCTACCGGGAGGTGTACCTGATGCAGGTGCTCTGCTCGATCGTCCACATCTGTGTGTCGTTGTTTCACATTCAGATCAAGTTTAAAAATGGTTCATACGGCATGCTGCTGACTAATGTGAACAAAATATGGCTATTCTGCTACTGTGGTGAGCTGGTCGTGAGCAAGGCGGCCGAGTTCAGTACCGCCGTGTACGCGAATCAATGGTACCGGCTGTGGAATCGACGGGATCTGCAGGACATTCTGTTTATGCTGCGGAACGCCCAGCGCAACTATGGCTTCAGCATCGGCGGGTTTGGCTTTCTGTCCTTTGCCACCTTTACAGCGGTAAGGTTTCGTAGGGCGCTCGCTCGATCCGCTTCCTTTATGGTCGCTTTACACGAACCATCACCACCGTTTCgcctgttgttttttgttggcaGGTTATGA